Below is a window of Sebastes umbrosus isolate fSebUmb1 chromosome 13, fSebUmb1.pri, whole genome shotgun sequence DNA.
TCAGATTCCAGCATGTgatcatgtgttcatgtgatcATGTGTTCATGTTCTGATTGTGCTCGGTGTGATCTGATAAACAACAATCATACTCACAGTGTGTGGAGTAGGTGAACCTCCTCTTTTAATACGTCACATACATCACATTAATTACATCAACGGACACTGAAACACACGACGACATAACAGACCACTGGCCTCGGATGCAACACGTTACGGTTTATATCTGATAACTTTATATACACCATCACAGCATTTACTCTGATATACGAGCTGTTACTACGATTAAAGACAGACGGCGGTTTGCATTCATTTCAGTACAGATCGATGAGCTGGAAACCAACAGGAAGGAGATCCAGACACctccaaaataaaacatgtgattccCAGCATCTTGGACAGATCAGAAAATCACATCCTAATaactagagttgttccgataccaggACCGAAAATGTGTCTGATTCGGCCCTAAATTCGGTAAAGAGTACGCCAGTCCaagcaccgatccgataccatcatttattaacccagaaacaAAACCAGAACcgcagccttcactgtgctgtcgcccggGAGGTATCACGGCCGCCACTGGCtgctactgttttagagcagagaagaagaagtgactgcaggtagtttgtcacgtgacgacaACGAACAACAACAGAGCGGAGCTGGTGGAGGGTTTAACGGGAGTCAGAGAGAGGAACGTGTCCGGCGTTTGGTGATGTTTCACAgcggaaaatccaacaagtagaATGCCGATATGTCCAGTATGTAAAACTTCTGTTTCCAACAATCTTATGAAATGTTTGAAGACGCGTCACGGGAAAGAGCACGACGACTTCATCGAGGCAAAACGCTGGAAACCGCATTCCAGTGACGAGATCAATTCCACAAAGATCGCCCAAAAGTGACGAAGATACGTGAGAACGTGGGAATTCACCGCTCAATGGAGCATTTGGAGCCGATGTACAGTTTGTCAGGTCGCAAATAcatctgttaaataataataactatatacttcttatcatgctggtatcggatcggtactcggtatcaggaAGGTAAAAATGGTATCAAACATCTACACCATGCATTTGTAGTATGGAGGGGCCACATAGACGGGAAAAACAGTCTGagattacgtgaataaagtcataactttaagagaataaagtcgtaactttacgagaataaagtcgtaatattacgagaataaagtcgtaactttacgagaataaagtcgtaactttacgagaataaagtcgtaactttacgagaataaagtcgtaacattacgagaataaagtcgtaacattacgagaataaagtcgtaactttacgagaataaagtcgtaactaagagaataaagtcgtaactttacgagaataaagtcgtaactaagagaataaagtcgtaactttacgagaataaagtcgtaactttacgagaataaagtcgtaatatttagAAGAGAACTCTCCGTGATGTGTAGTTGAGGAGGTGAAACACTGGTGTGGTTCTTCAGGTGTCGGTACCTGCCGGCTCAGTCAGGATGAACAGCTGCTAGAGATAAACTGATATCAGATATACTGctgctatacagtatatcaaccTTTAGCTCTGCTGTTGATAAAGTTTTTAACATAAACGCATTTTCTAAATATCAAACATCTTTGGAACATCTGGATCTGAGTGTTAGAAGATGATCAGTAAAGCACAAAAACTTGATAATCAAAAAACAATAATCAGATTTCCTCTTCACAGCAGCGATGTGCTTCTTGATTCCAGTGCATCGACGTGTATAAACAGTATTATAGAGACAGTAAATCATTAGTTTCCTTTCAGTCCTGATCCGTGGACGTACAGTACGTACACGCTGCCACTGATTAGATCGACCATACGTAGGATAATAAATAATCTCACAGAGAACAAACAGCAAGCGGTCGGATTAACGGTTCATTTACAGGTGATGAGTTACGCTCCAGTTAATGTGTCACTGACTGGGAGGAGAGTTTCCAGGAGGAGGTCGGCAGGAATGCATGATGATAATTAAGTAAATAAGGCGTGTCAGCTCCTTATAaagtcacatacagtacagacacacagagagaccaaCACAAACAAACGCCCGTCCGTCGGTAACGTGGCGTCCTGTCCTCAGCCTCCAGCGGCCTGCAGCGTCCTCTCTGTGATCAACAGACACCGCCTCACGTTCAAGAACTGTTCAATATTACCCAGCTGGCATCAGGAGTGTTGGATctgcttctctctttctgttccgACGGCCGCCGTTAGAACCAGAATCTGGTGAACAGACCGGACCTCAGGACACCACAGGAGTCATGTCCCATAGCTGAGGACAAACACAAGACATCATCAGTCTGCTGTTTGTCCCTCTCAAggagactctaaagactctaaagTTCAGACAGGAACGATGATGTTAAATAAGAGATCAGATAAACAGGACTTCACTAAAGAGTCACTAGATGTTCCTGAGCTCTCCTGAACACAACAGATGCTGTCCGTTACCTTGACGACCTTGTCGGTGCCGGAGGTGAGCAGGTTCCCGGTGGTGGGCTCGTAGTGCATGTGAACGATGCTGTGCTTGCTGTCGTGGAAGGTGGCGGTGGGCGCTCGGCTAGGAGACAGGAAGGGAACACGGCGGTTACTTTAGCGAGAGGAAGAGCACAAAGAGACGACTACAGAGGCCGGTACCGGTACTCACTCCTCGTCGGTGATGGACTCGTGGCAGCTGTCGCACACTCGGACCTCGAACTCGAAGCCCATGAGGGGGATGGTGGAGCGCTTGGACGAACATTTACCGCACACCGCCTGGCCGCACTTCCTGCAGTGGTGCTGAGGAGACACAGCGGAACGTCCACATCAGTAACAGCAGAGTTAGAGAAAGAGACGGCAGCAGCTACACTAGGCTGTGAAGACCTGGACCAGGACCAACTAGTCCCAGATTACGTCCTAAACAAGGAACTAAAGCAGCAGTATGGAGGAAGACGGGAGATCAAACCTGTCGCAGGCCGATCTTCTTGCTGTCCCACATCTGTTTGAAGTTCCAGAAGAACGGCTGCTCACACTTCTGACAGGAGTCACTGTCCAACCACTCGGGGGTCTGAAAACACAGTTTAACAGTTAGCTAATTACATATACTAAATTATTCTTATATATAGGCTGTGCTGTGTTGTATACTTTCTTTATCATCCTCTAAGTTACCTTCATTCACTACAATTCCGATTTTTGTTACCTTTAAACTTGTTTTAGTTACTCCCTCATGAGTGCTTCCCTTACAGCCAGGCCATAacaatataaagaaaaacatatttaaagcaCAATCTAACTGCCAAAGAAGTGCCTTTGAGACCTGCACAAGGAAACAGAACAACCTGGAGCACACGTCAACATTTTCATCAGCTTTACAGCTCCAGTTGGACgaaaagacaaaaagagggATTAAAAGAACACTTTAACAATATTTAAACTCCCACGGATGATGCAAATATTGCGTGTTTGCGTTGCGTCATTTGTGCCTATTCGCCTCTTTGCGTTGACTTTATATGTAATCCTTCTCTTCGCTCTTGTTGTGAACAAACCGAACACACGCTGTGTCCATCAGtcagtcttctctctctcacctcttgTCGTGTGACGTCCATGTTCCAGATGACGATTCCTCCGTCTGAGCTGCAGGAGATCAGCTGACGAGTGTGTGAGGCGTAACACAAACCCTGAACCCTGTCACtgtaggaacacacacacacacacacacacacacacacacaatcaatcaatcaattattaaattattaattattattattaataaaatgtgacataaattgatgtttctgtttctcttatatttatttttgtatttatttctattcattttaaaattggACTCTTACTTGTGTCCTTGCAGTTCGATGGCGGTGCCTTTGCGTCCTCCGATGTCCCACATGATGATGGAGTGGTCCGAGCTGCCGGAGAACAGAACCCTCTGGACCGGGTCCCAACACAGCGCCGTCACATTACCTGCAGCACggcacagcaaggtaaagcacGGTACGGCACGGTACGGTGATTAATCTCTTAAACTGATCCAGACGTCTCTTTAACCATCAAGCTTTAAACTAAAGACGTTGgtccttctgaccgcggtcgggaggctgaagcaggaacagTTAACACCAGGAtggatgggtgtgtgtgtgtgtgtgtgtgtgtgtgtgtgcgcgtgtgtgcgtgtgtgtgtgtgtaccggTGTGTCCCTTGAAGGTGGTCACCAGGCTGCAGCTGTCCTGCTCCAGCTTCAGGATGGTCACCTGACCAGACTGGTCTCCTACGAAGGCGTGTCTGGTCTCCACGTCAAACCTGAGAGGTCACGTTAAggtcaaagaagaagaagaagaaacggcGTCCTGCTGCTGACAGACATCCCTTCATTAGGATCTGGGTGATAGAATGATGCGTTTAGCGTTAGAATTAGTATTTTAAGTGAATATTCAGCTGTTGTTTGTTGAAAGCCTTAGGATGTTAATTTGTTAATGAATTCCTTGTTTATGTAGTCTATACTTTAGTTTCCTTGATTCTTTTTCTCCGGTTTAATGTCATAGTTACTCTCCTCGtcctctcctcgtcctccccTCGTCCTCCCCTCGTCCTCCCCTCGTCCTCTCCTCCGGACTAATCAGGGAACGTAACACTCAAACTTTACATGTCGTTTTGTTGTGTgcattatgttttatgttttagctGCTGTTTGTTCCACATAAATGAAGACTGGTTGGAGAACGACCACCGGCTGACTGTTAGACGTATAGAGGTTACTGATCTGACTGCAGTAGTTAAACTACAGTCAGTTAAAGACCTGACGGAGAGTAGACGTCTGACGGCCCTCCGTACAGAAACAGCCCTCATCATCAGATGAGGTGTTTCACAGTCCAGAGCACCAACGAGGGCTCGTCACTCCGTTTAGCAGGAAGCCGAGCCGCCGGGTTCACTGAGCGCTCTAAAGGGCCGAGCGGCGTTAGAGGATACTGTAGACCTGAGACCCAGGCGGCGGTGCGGTACGTCCCCAGCTGCTGGCCGCTCTCCGAGCAGTGCCAGTTGAAGTTTTTGTCCTGGCCGGTGCTCAGAAGCCACTCCATCTCCAACACGAACAGAACCACCGTCACTCGGCCCTGATGGGCTGCAGGGAAACACACAGAACCACGTCAGAACCACGTCAGAACCACgtcagaaacacacagaaccaCATCAGAACCACGTCAGAACCACGTCAAAACACACAGAACCACgtcagaaacacacagaaccaCATCAGAACCACGTCAGAACCACGTCAGAACCacatcagaaacacacagaaccacgtcagaaacacacagaaccaCGTCAGAGACACGTCAGAACTACgtcagaaacacacagaaccaCGCCAGAACCACGTTCTTAAAGTACCGGTACTAATAAAACGGGGTATCGGACCGTGCACCTCTAGTTGAAGCTGAGAACCTGTGTCGCCTACTTTGTTTCCACACAGATAACTGATCAGGAATCAATAAAGATAAGCAGAATCGATAATGGCATCGGTATCAATAAAATCGTATCAGTTCCCGTCCGTATCCAGCACCAAGCAAAGATGTGACAAATGAATGCAGAGAAAGCTGCTGGACTCTGGTGCAGAGAACTCTACAGTTTGACACATGTGACACTCATCAGATCAGAGAATTACATAAACTATAAATATTCCTCTGCGTTTGTCTCATGATCAGTTTTTACCCGAGGTAATAAATAAAGCATCTAACGTacagtagaggagaggagagagatgagaggagagagatgagagatgagaggagctctGGTCCACTTACTTCTCTCTGAGTTACACTCAGAAGAAAGAAATGAATCATGAACACACTCCTCAGACTGCTGGAAGCCTTCAGTACACAGAGCTGTTAGCACTGGAGtaataatacatacatatatatacatatatatgcatatatatatatatatatacatatatatgtatcaATAATACAAGAGGCTATAGATAAATATATGGGCCACAGATTTTAGTGTATAATTTGAGCTTTAGTTTCAACATAACAAGGTTGGATTTTTGTTCTTTAAAGACCTTTAAACCCAAGTCTAAAggaaatttaaatatatatgataACGAGTTTTACGTTCCTCTTCTAAGGAGGCAAAGAGAGGTTATTGTTTGTTGAACTTAAagcaatatttctttttttctagcaTTTTATTTTGGAGTAACCAGGCGACACACCGAACGTCCGGCTGCAGAGTGAGTTTACCGCCgtgaccaccagcagctctCGTCGGCACACATCACGTTGCTTTTTCacacgtcagcggactaattagTCTTAATCTTCTCtggtctttagaccgcggtggaaacacagacaacagagggctgaaggaaccttttagttcctagaaaagtagttccagggactaaaagtcttGGTGGAAATACGGCTAATGCTCTcttcagagccaccagactccattcaaaaCAGAAGTAATCTTACTGGAAGTTACTGGTCGCCTCGGTGAAAACTAATGCATTTAGATCAAAGccaaaatatttgtaaaatttaAGATATTTTACCACGATTTTAGGACTTTTAAAGCGTTAAGGTTAAGAACAAACCAACACAATGGTGTCTTTTGGTTCTCTTCCAGACATGTgactgactcacacacacacacacacacacacacttcctgtctcaCCCTGGTATGTGCTCGCTGGGGTCATCTTGTTGTAGTCTTCTGACAGGATGAACTCCTGAAAGACAGGAAGTGGAGAGAAATGTGACACACTGACTGaggtttcaaaataaatctataaATGGAAAACATGTCATGCTACTTTGTTTAAATTTCCATCAGGGCCTCAGTCAGTTAGTGAAATAGTCACgacatttaatctatttgattcgtgtacagcCCGACTTTCAATAACgtattttttgtatgttttcctacgaacgtgcagcaacacgtgacgcatgctccagtcttttcaaaataaaaccaatttaggaaaagatggtggtttgggttaaaataacaacggaagttgcgtgacaaataataataataataataataatagcttggatttatatagcgcctttcatgaaacccaaggacgcttaacaaagacataaataaacacaacaaatgtaacagaagctaggggccataggccttggtgaagaggtgggttttgaggagtcttttgaaggtgtccagagatggtgcgttgcagagctctatggggagagagttccaaagtatgggggctgtcacactgaaggctctgtccccaaaagttcgcattcttgtgtgagggatggagagctgacccgtgcctgaggatctaaggttccggggctgtgtgtatgggtggaggaggtcagataaatactgaggagccagggcattgagggatttgtaggtgaggaggaggattttgtaggtgatgcgggacttgaccgggagccagtggaggtgggtaggggtgatgtgctgccagggcttggtgcgggtgagaaccctggcagccgagttttgcacatactggagcctgtccagggctttgctgggaacCCCGGACAGAACTCCATTGCAGTAGTCCAAACGGGAGGTGACAAAAGCGTGGATGAGGGTTTCTGCCACAGAGTCAGAGATTGATTGCCGGAGACGTGAGATGTTTTTGAGGTGGAAGAAGGCGGATTTGGTGATGAACCTGATATGAGACTGGAATGATAGTGTTGGGTCCAGGATGACACCCAGGTTGCGGACTTCCGAGGATGGGGAGAAGGAACAGCCGTCAACGTCCAGGTGGAGATCTCCAACCTTCCGGAGCAGGGCCTTGGGAGCCACAACCATGAGCtcggttttgttgctgttgagttttaggaAGTTAGATGACATCCAGATTTTTATTGCATGTAGGCAGTTTACAAGTGACTGTGGGGGGAGCTGGGTGGATGGTTTGGTGCTGAGATATAGTTGTGTGTCGTCAGCATATGAATGAAAGCTGAGACCGTGGTGGCGGATGATCTGACCAagggggagcatgtagatggtgaagaggaggggtcCCAGCACAGAGCCTTGAGGTACGCCATGGTTGACTGGGGCCGGGGTGGAACTGGAGTCTCTGATGGTgacaaactgttttctgtttgtgaggTTGGACTGAAACCAGGAGAGAGCTGAACCGGTGAGGCCAAGGTAGTCAGATAGGCGGGTGAGGAGGATGGTGTGGGAGACTGTGTCGAAGGCAGCTGAGAGgtccaggaggatgaggatgctgATGTGACCAGAATCTGCAGCGATGAGGAGGTCATTtgtgattaaaataaatcaacgttgacttctggcctcacacggggcaccaatataggtctcctggtgaaagtctggtgttcttagacccacccatccaccccgacctcctccctacacggagTTCAccactctctatacttcctggttcacaattacgtggattaaatacaaattaatttgaaaaatgttaaattagtatctatgtacacaaatcaatacattaaatttcgtgactatttcatcaactactgtgcgactgggctggaatTTCAGTGTGAATGTAGTAAAACTTGAACATCAGAAAAGCCTTTGAAAGTTTTGTGACCTTGTAGACACGaccttccagacgagggaacaggaagtgctcaaacgctgactcatttctgggttttagctCTCTATATGAAGTGTAGCCTCCCTCCTGCAGAGAGATTAATACTTCCACCTTTCTAAATGTAAATTACAGTGAGTAAAAAGAAGAACCGACAGTGTGATTTCCTCTGAGGACGACGCCCTTAATATGACTAGTGGGGGGAACTTGTTCTGAGATTAAAacgttctgttctgttctgttgcGGTCTGTTGGGTCAACTTGTTCCAAAACAAACGACTCCCGCTATAAAAACATGCTGCCTGTTAGAATAGACTGGTAGTTCTGGGTCATACAGTACATGAGAGTAGTGAAAACTAACAAGACCACCAGTCACAAGTCTCTCTAAAGACTAAAGGGTGCTCTCACAAGTCTGTTTGGCTCGTCTGACTCAGAGTGAAACtgatttatatttcatttgtgTATTCGCTGGAACTGAAATTCATTCAACTTGAGCAAGAAATTCTTATGCCTGgatgacgtcatgttgagtgttgatggaacAGCTGCagagcctggcactgatccatccagactccattcagaaaacaagcattttaaaagttgtctgcttgtcgtcatggtaacagacctgacaaagcatcaattcagactttttataaatcaacatcattatgttgttatttcggcatccttttgatctgtttattgatattaaatcatagctcaatctgtttattttgagttGACACCGCAGTAGAGACGTATagctgctagatacagtcagtttgatgacactgtatgtgaatacagctcgccgccgggtgacgttatgaacccagacacgatagcgtttggttttctgacatatctgggacttcatcaacatgtacaaagcagcaacagaggttatttcttccatggttgatggaggaaatggaggaaagggaagttgttggtatctatggagacaagctcctcctcctctccggagCGTCTAGAACACAGatgataccggcggtccaactcGTGCGAGTAAAGCGAGGGGCAAAATTCGCTTCGCCTCGCATAAGAGTatgattaaaacggactaaaagCGCCCAACAGTGGGAGAACCACCTCGACACGTCtcaaagagaaaagaagaaacttGAGAGTTGAGAGGTTTTCCTTTAAGTCAACAGCCAAAACACTACAGTTAAAGCTGCTCTTCATTTGATGTGCTAGGAGGTAGATACAGCAAATACCAGCAGCTCTTCCTGTCAACAttcagacagaaacacaacctGCTGGGACGACAATCTCCTGACCTTCAGGCTGATTCGTAAAAGCAAACAAAGTGTTGAGATGAGAGCGAGCGGAGGACTTACAGAGATAGTCCCGGTATCCATCCCCACCGACAGCCTCCTGGTCTCTGGGTTAAAGGACATACAGGAGCACGACGCTGGAGGAAACAAACAGGAACAATAGTCAAACTTTACATGGAAACAAAACCCACTATATATTAGTTTCTCctgggaataataataataatatttaatctCTAAAGAAcctcttttctgtttgtttgattgAATGTGGTGAAAATAAACTCTAAAATCAATACACAGTCGACCATTGAACCGTGCTGGATAACAGGGTCACTGTTTACTGGATGTGTTGGCGGAGGTTTGGGGGACAACAAAAAACGCCGGACCAAAGTCGTTGATATTTGAcaagggctgtcgcaataacacCAATATTGCAATACCACAAGacaaccgcaggggatggcaagcaaccgccatGTTCATTACAATGGGAGCGCCGCGTATTTCCACCACAGGCGCTGTGCGTCTATTCTGCTGCTTGTTTGGCGTTTTTTTCTGGTCACCGAAAGTTGAAAAATGTGAAGaatgtttacattcacatatctggaggtcagaggtcaagggacccctttgaaaatggacatgactgaatgaattcagtgtaAGTTTAGAGccttatttaatctccttcatgaccagctagtatgacatggttggtaccgatgggttcatcaggttttatagtttactctgataccaggatcttcactctagttttaattCCTTCTACATATGATAGTATATGTTAAAGTTTCTATTAGTGAACTAAATGAGTCTGCTCTCTGCAGTGAAGCAGCCTCTGGTGCTTCTCTGAGCTACAGATCCTGCTGATGGCAGCACGGGATTTCCTTCGGTTGCACAACCGGAGAGCAAAAAGGACAAACTGAGTCAGAGACGAGCAGCACTGCAGCACCGAGGAGAGGACACTGAAAGATCCTACTGGGGCTCAGAGCGCCTGAACGACACGCTGTCATCCTGACAGGTGCAGTCTGGGTAATAATTCATAAGTAGAGATGTTCCCCATACCCATtattccttcccgataccgatacctgaacttgcggtatcggacaaaaccgagtaccgatccgataccagcgtgatgaataaaaaaaaaaaaaaaatatatatatatatatatatatataggttaaAGAAAAGGTAATCAGTAATCCTTACTTGACAAGGTGTGGTAGACACTGGGCCAGTACTGACCGCTGTCTCTCTTCAGCCAGACCCGGATCGTCCTGCAGGGTGAAACCATCACAGTTTAGCCTCACTTTCTCTGTTTATGAtgtattttactatttttttttaattgtaaattCATATTTGTCCTATtgtcatcatttatttataatattgtttttgctgcatataaagatatatttatttatttatcttgtcacttatctatttattcatttatttttgattttggaaggtaaatgcataaataaataaatgcaaaataactaaaaactaatgcaaaaataaattaattgattaaaaatgaataaaaacaatatctacataaataaataaaagggagagcagataaataagggaattaataccatgataaataaacattttgtcaattaattaatggctgcatttattttttatattatttttgctgcatttaattatatatttatttatttatctagtcatctatttattcattcatttttcattttggcaggtaaatgaataaataaataacatcaataaataaatattgaatgcaaaaataaataaataaaaaataaatgcaaaaataaatcagaaataaatgtaaaaataaataaataaattataaaatgaataatacatgaataaattaatgGGAACATTAaataaagagtaaataaataagggaattaatacaaagataaataaataaagaagcaaataaaaacagaattatacattttttgtcacatttgatcaattaattaatggttacatttatatttaatattattttttgctatatttaatgacatttatttattctttacctatttctaaatgtagtttttatgtatttattatttattcctgcaagattttccctttgcatttcacatccttatttatttccccaaagttatttatttacatttctttatgcatttctgcctaattatgcaaatgagggggctgtcactcaacgtgtaTCATCACAAATAAAGGCgtgaaatgcaaatataaaatcatacattaataaataaatacattaatacataaataaatacatccattttaaaataatttttaaaaatgcaaaaatt
It encodes the following:
- the wdfy2 gene encoding WD repeat and FYVE domain-containing protein 2, which encodes MAAEIQPGPQARKPGLLSKIEAFQDVVSTAVIIPREDGVISVSEDRTIRVWLKRDSGQYWPSVYHTLSTSCSCMSFNPETRRLSVGMDTGTISEFILSEDYNKMTPASTYQAHQGRVTVVLFVLEMEWLLSTGQDKNFNWHCSESGQQLGTYRTAAWVSGLQFDVETRHAFVGDQSGQVTILKLEQDSCSLVTTFKGHTGNVTALCWDPVQRVLFSGSSDHSIIMWDIGGRKGTAIELQGHNDRVQGLCYASHTRQLISCSSDGGIVIWNMDVTRQETPEWLDSDSCQKCEQPFFWNFKQMWDSKKIGLRQHHCRKCGQAVCGKCSSKRSTIPLMGFEFEVRVCDSCHESITDEDRAPTATFHDSKHSIVHMHYEPTTGNLLTSGTDKVVKLWDMTPVVS